The Lachnospiraceae bacterium KM106-2 nucleotide sequence GACGAGGGAAAGGGAATTCCAAAAGAAGATTTACCGAAGATCAAGCAAGCATTTTATATGGGAGATAAATCTAGAACAAGTAAGAAAAAGGGACTTGGGCTAGGATTAGCTCTTTGCGATCGGATCGTAGAATTACATCATTTTAGCCTTGATTTTGAGAGTGATCTAGGCAAAGGAACTACCGTAACCATTCAATTATAGAGGATCTACAATTTACAAATCATTTACAGCTTGATGAATACAAGATGAACAGCATTCCGATATGATGTAGGTATGTTGGGAGGAAGAAAAAATGAAAAAGAAAAATGTATTTGTAGTAGGTTTAATTTGTATGAGTATGTTATCATTCAGTGGTTGCAAAGCAACTCCAAAGGATGCTACGGTTGTTAAAAAGGACACCAATCAGATGGTGGCAAAAGCGGTCAGCAAATCAAATACAAAGTATGAGGTGCCTTCTAATTATAAAGACACATATACCAATGAAAGCAAAAATCTGAAAGTAAATATAGATGCTGATATTGTAAGAGATGCATCTTTGAATTATCCGGTTGTTGAAGTCGAGAAACGAGAGTTTACGAATGACGAAGCAAAAAAGTTTATCGATACTTTCACAAATGGAAAGGAATTATATAATGCCGATGTGGCAGTTACAAAATCAGACATTCAAAATCGTATCATAGAATTAAAAAAGGATATGAATGAGAACGGAGATTCTGAAATTGATGGTATGAAAATAAGTAAGATCATTAAAGAATTAAAAGTTAAGATGCAGACAGCACCAGCAACGGTAAAAAGGGAGCTGGCAAGTAAGAAACTTGTACCTTATGGAAATAACGGCGGATCAAGAGTGTATGGATATACAGAAGAAGCTGATCACAGAAAAGCATATCTATTGATCGATAATTCTTGTGTCGGAAATGAAGTAGAAGTAAGATATACCAATTTCCCAGATCCTGAGCAGGTCAATTACATTCCGGCTGATCCAAGCCAGTATCCAAAGAATATAACAATTGCACCGATTAAGATTTCAAAGGATGATGCCAAGAAGAAGGCTGAGGAATTGGTGAAAAAATTAGGAATTAAAGATATGGGTGTTAATTCTATCGAGACAGCAGTCGATTATAATAAGGGACAGGAAAACATGGGATCCAAAAAGAAAGTAACTCTTAATTCTGCATATGAAGTTGTTTTCACAAGAAGTTTTAAGGGCATCGTAACGAATTATGATACTGCAACCTGTTCTGTCGTTCGATTAGGGGACAAGAATACATTAAAAGTAATCGGTGATAAGACAGATGATAATGCAGTTTCTGAAACATGGGAGACGGAAAATATAGCGGTATTGGTTGATGATTCGGGAATTATTGGATTCCACTATAATTCACCATATAAAGTTGGAAAACAGATCATCGATAATAGTCGTTTATTAAAGTTTAACGATGTTAAAAAGGTGATCAAGAAAATGTTGATCTGTCAAAATGAAAATGATGATGATACGGTGAAACTGGAACTTAAAGTAAAGAAGATCTCTATGGGATTACAGAAAGTAAAAGAGAAAAATGAAAAAACAAAAGCATTGATCGTTCCAGTCTGGACTATAACAGGAGACCAGATTTATGATTATGGAGATGGAAAGCCACAGACCATTAAAGATATGAAATTATTACAGATCAATGGTGTTGATGGTAGCGTAATTAGTAGTGACGAAGATATGAATTAGGTTTTGAATATGGAGGGAGCTCTTGTGAGTAAGAGAATACAAAAAATTATATTATTAGGTTTATGCCTATTACTACTGACTTCATGTAAAAGTACGCCAGAGGATGCGGTAGTCATTAAGAAAGATAGTGATAAGGTCATCCAAAAAGCAGCAGAAAACTCTGGAAAGGCTTATACGGCTCCGGATAAAATGAAACAGACATTAGAAAATAAAACAAAAAATCTTTCTGTTTCCATTGATGTGGACGTTAAAATGAAGAAAAATATTGACTATCCAGTAGTTGAGGTTGAAAAAAGAGAATTCACACAAGAGGAAGCAGATCGATATCTTGATACCTTCATTGGAAAAAAAACATTTTATAAGGTTCCAGAGGATTGGACGAAATCAGAGATTGAAAATCGAATCATTGAGTTGAAGAAGATGCTTGCAGACGATAAGGACGCAGTAGCCGATAATGGAAAGAAAGTAAGTACTGTAATCAAAGACTTACGTAAGAAAATGGATACTGCACCAAAAGAAGATCCAGTTGAGAATGCAAGTAAGAAATTTATTGCTTCTGGACAACAAGGTGGAAAGAGAATCTTTGGATATTGTAATGAGGAAGATGGAAGAAAAGCATATCTATCTATCTCCAATAGTTGTGATGGAAATACGGTAGAAGCGATCTACACTAGATTCGAAAATGAAAATCAGGAAGATTATACGTCTATAAATACATCGGACTATACTTCTAATATCAAGTTTGAAAAGTTGAAATTAAGTAAAGATGATGCAGAAACGGAAGCGGTTGACTTATTAAATAAACTGCAGATTAAGGGATTTGAGCCTAGAAAAGTAAGCCTAGCAATTGATTCTGATACAGCAGCAACATATAATAATACAAAGAAAAAAGCTACTGTTAAGACTGCTTACATGGTACTGTTTACAAAGAGTTATAATGGTATGCCTGCAGTGGTTCAAGATACTATCGGAACGGTTTCACGTATGAATGGAAAAAGTATTGAAACCATTGAAGGAAAGGCAGATCTAAAAGGAACTGATGAACAAGATGTGGATGAGGAATATGCAAAACAGTGGTATTATGAAACAGTAGCTGTATTTATTGATGATTCAGGTATTGTAGGATTTCATTATCAATCGCCTTCCAATATCTCCAAAGTGGTAACAAAAAGCAGCTCTCTTCTTGCTTTCCAGGATGTTGAGAAGATCATCAAGAAAATGATGCTTGTTAAATATCAAGTTGCAGATGAAGCAAAGATGACCATTAAGGGAAAGAGATTGGAACTTTCCTTAGCAAGAATTAAAGAAAAAAATCAGGATGCTAAGGGAATCTTCGTACCGGTTTGGACTTTATATGGCGATACAGTTGTTTATTACGATAAGAATAAGACAGGACCAAAGGATGAACAGGAAAAGGCTGTTAATACGGAAATCCTTTCAATCAATGCAGTGGATGGCAGTATGATCCATCTAAACGAATTTGATGAAGATTAGTTTATAAGGAGTGAGGACTATAGGAGATAACTATAGCCCTCTTTTTCCAGTTTTATAATAAGGAGGATAGGAATGAGGAAATTAAGAATTAGACGTATGGGATTACTCTTTGGGGTAATTAGTCTGAGCTTCTTAGCTGTGGCATGTAAAATGAGAACAGATACGACTGGGGTTAAGAAGGTAAAAGATAATTCATTGATCCAGAAAGCAAAGGGATCATCTCTTAACAACAAGAAGGAGAAAGGTCGCAAAATATACAGCATTAAAGATACATTTAGTAACAGTAAGAAAGATTTAAAGGTGAAGTTAGATCTGACAACGCATATTAATATGGGAAAAGCTTATTCGGTTGTTGGAGTAAAGCAACGAAAAGTTACGCAGCAAGAAGCAAAAAACTTTTTAGATTATTTTATCGGAAAAGAAGAGTTCTATCGGTTATCGGATCAGATAACGAAGCAAGACTACATAACATATCGGGATGATTTGAAAAAGAACTATGATCCGATGGAAGAGAGTGGAATTGGAGAAAAAACAATTGGGGAAGAGATCGCTCTATTAAATAAAGAGATTAAAAATGCACCGGATGAGGTTACAGAAGAGATAGCAGATAGAAAGTTAACTGAGAACCACGGTGTGAGCTCAATTGAGGGATATGTTAAAAATAAGGATGGTAGGAAGAAGTATTTGTTAATTCGTAACTTTCGATATAAGAATCAAGTCAGTGTAACTTATACTAATTTTCCTAAGGCAGACGATTTTGCTTACTACGATATGGAGGGAATCTCTTGTGAGAAGAAGAGAAAACAGCTTCCAAAGATAACAAAAAAAGATGCCCAAGAGAAGGCATGGGAAGTTCTAAACGCCCTTCATATGGATGGTAAAGATACTTATGGAATCAAGAGTGTAAAAGAAGCTTACAGTGCATTAGATTCTGATGTTTTAAGAGATTCTTCGAAAAAGATTCCAATTTCTTATCTAGTCACATTTACAAGAAAAGTAAATGGAAAGGCATCTAATTTAGATGGGGCATTTTTAGCGATTGATAACCTACGTCATGACCGAGTATACCAAGCAATGACTGATAAGTATAGTGAGGCTGATTCTAGTAGCACTGAGGAGCCTTGGAAGTTGGAGACAATCTCAGTTCTGATCAATGATTCTGGAGTGATCGGATTTAACTGGAACTCCCCATGTGAGGAAGTAGAGACATTAGTAAAAGATAGTAAGCTAATGCCATTTGATCAAATTACAAAGATATTAAGAAAGATGATCTTACTGAGTAATCAACCTACCGAGAAGGGTGTCAGCTATGAATTAGATTGTGATAAGATGACCTTAGGATATGAACGGATTATCGGAAAGGATGATGCAAAGACAGCACTTTATGTTCCCGCATGGAAGGTATGGGGAAATGTAAAGGTAGATTATAAGAATGAATATGATCTACCTTCGCTAAATATGTATCAGAGTATTTTAACGATCAACGCAGTGGATGGATCGATCATAGAAGAGAATAAGTTAGCCGATGCAGTCGGATAAAATAAGAAAAGAGAGTCTCGCGAAAGCGGGGCTCTCTTTTTTTATGGAAAATGCACTCACTTAAAAGGAGTGTTTCGACATACTTTACAGTTTGTTTACAATCTTATGAATACTTAATGAATCATTGTCGAGTAAAATAACTCTATGTTAGGGGAAAGAAGGAAGATGAAGATGCGAGCCGTAATTACAGATTTAAAGACGACACTTAGCTCATCCAAGTTCATCCTGGCGGTTATTGTCTGTGTTGTTACATTAATCATTGCTTCTGCCAATGATTTATACGTGGTATTTACTTCGAAGGAGGACATTAAGCATGGAATTCATGGAACGATCGCGCTTAGTGCGATCCGATCTGATCTGATCGTTCTGATCCTGCCGGTGTTGTGTGCGATACCGTATGCAACTAGATTTGTTGAAGATATTAAAAGTCATTTCGTTATTCAGTATCTTCCAAGGGCAGGAGTAAAGGAATATATCCTTGGTAAGATTGTTGTATCAATCTTATCTGGTGGTCTGGTTCTTTTGCTTGGAATCCTGATCTACTTCGGATTACTATGTATTGTCGTTATGCCTATGGAAACAAAGTTGTTATATGGAGAACAGGAAGTATCATATATAGGGAATGTTATTTCTCATGCGCTCTGTTATGCTTGCTCCGGTGGTTTCTGGGCATTGTTTGGTTTTACACTTGGAAGCATTTCGATGAATAAGTATATGTGTTATGCATCAGGCTTTATCGGTTATTACATATTAATCATTCTAAAGGAACGATATTTTAGGGAGTATCACATGTTTTATCCTAAGGAGTGGTTAAATCCAGGGAGTAATTTTTCATTTGGAATGTTAGGTGTATTTGTGATCTTAGTTGAGATATGTGTATTACTTGGTTTGATTTTTGCAGTATATGCGAAGAGGAGGCTAATCAGTGAATAGTATAAAACAGATATTTACTGTAGTTGCTTACAATTTTAGAGGATGGCATAAAAACTTAAGAATTATTATAACGTTTTTACTTACTTTTATTTTGTGCTTTTTGTTATGTGATAAAGTATTAGTCTTTGCTGATAAGACAGGTACTATATTGCAGATATTTGAACCTTTTATCTGGACATTTGGAGATAGCAACTCTGTCCTGCTGATCAGTGTTTTATTAATGCTATTATTTGTGGATATGCCATTTATCAGTACTGCAACGCCTTTCTATTTGATGCGGACAACTAGAAAGATCTGGTTGATCGGTCAAGGAGTATACATAGTTATCGCAACACTAATCGACTTGCTCTTTATCTTACTTTCGACTGCAGTCCTCTGCATGGGGAATTCCTTTATTGGAAACCAGTGGAGTGATGCTGCGGCTACATTAGGATACAGCGGACTTGGTAAGAAAATAGCAGTGCCGGCACTTGTTAAGACGTTAGAGATGTCGACGCCGTATGAAGCAACATTAGCAATCTTCTTATTGATCCTTCTTTATACATTATTTATGGTTTTTATCATGTTGTTATTTAATATTATGAAAGGCCCTTTATGGGGGAACATTTCAGTTATCGTTTTTAGCTTATATGGGTTTTTATTAAAACCTACCTTCTTTATCAATGTTCTTAAACTGCCTCAAGCATTAATTTATAAGGCAAATGTATTAGTTGGCTGGATTTCACCGTTAAATCATGCAACCTATCATATGCATAACTTTGGATACGATGAATTACCAACGTTAAAAGATACCTATGTGTTCTTCACAATAGGAATCTTAGTCTGCTTCTTTCTTACGCTGCTAAGAATGAAGAAGTACAATTTTAACTTTACAGGAACGGAGGAATAGACATGGATGTAGCAATCGGTGTAAAGGATATTGTTAAAACATTCGGAAGTGAAACTGTTTTAAAAGGAATCACACATGATTTTGAGCAGGGTAAAATACATGGAATCGTTGGAAATAACGGAAGTGGTAAGACAGTTTTAATGAAATGCATCTGTGGTTTTATTGTTCCAACGAAAGGAAAAGTTTATGTGAATTATAAACAGATTGGTAAAGATGTTGACTTTCCGCAGAATATGGGAATTATCATTGAGACACCAGGATTTCTTCCAGGTGTCTCAGGAATGAAAAATCTAGAGATACTTGCTTCTTTGAAAAAGAAGATCAACAAATCAGTGATTATCGATACTTTAAATCGTGTCGGATTAGATCCTAATATGAAAAAGCCCGTAAATAAGTACTCATTAGGAATGAGGCAGAGACTCGGTATCGCACAGGCGATCATGGAGAATCCATCTATCCTGATATTAGATGAACCATTTAATGGGCTAGATAAGAACGGTGTGAAGCATATTAGAAATTTAATTAAAGAGTTAAGAGAACAAGGAAAGACAATTATTCTAGCCAGTCATAATCAAGTTGATATTGATGAGTTATGTGATACGGTATGTGAGATGGATGGCGGAATATTGAGTGTGGTGAGATGACAATGAGTGGAATTGAATTAGAAAATGTGATTAAGATGTTTGAGCCGGATATCCGTGCAGTCAATGGTGTTAGCTTATCCATTGAGCCAGGTAGTTTTGTTGAAATTTATGGTTCGAGAAGCTGTGGAAAGACGACACTGATGAAGTTGATGAGCGGTGTGTTAAGACCGAGTGAGGGAAGTATTCAAATATTTGATGAAATGATAAGCGAGCAATCCGATCGGGATAATGCTCGTTTTAGAAATAAAATGATCGGTATTGTTAATCGGGTACCCGTACTAGTAAAAGAGATGACGGTACTTCAGAATGTAGCGTTACCACTTAAGATGAGAGGTGTTCCAAGCAAAGAGGCAAAGCAAGCTGCCATGGAATTACTAGAGGATATGGGATTGTTCAAATATCAGTCTTATAAGGAGAGTCAGCTAAATCAGTTTGAAAAGTATTTAATTTGTCTGGCAACTGAACTTATTAAGAAACCAAAATTATTACTATGCGATGATGTTTTGAGTGCATTGACTAGCAGGCAGAAAGAAATCTATAGGAATTTATTACATTCCGTATACCATATTAAGGATTTGACTGTTGTTTATTTTTCTGGTGAGTACGATGAGAGTTTGGCAATTACAAATTCCTATAAAATGCATTATGGATGTCTAAATTACGAGGAGGAATTGGTATGAAGCGAAGAATTACAGAACTCATTGCGGTAGTACTGGTATTGACAATGATTTGTTCCATGACAGTTAGCGCAGCGGATAAGGATAGTAACGAATCACCATCGCCATCATCTAGTGCAAGTGATAATGTGGTACAGGAATCCGGCGGCGATTCGATCTTTGACGTAGATGAAAGTAATATCTACAGTGGAATGCAGATGGCTTATCAAGATGGATATATACCAACCGTTTCAAATGGTAAAGTTACCATTGTATTGCCATTGATCACAGATAAGAAAATAAAAAATAATAAGATATCTGTATCAGTGGATCTAGGAGATAGTTCATCTTGTCCTTTTGTTTATAAGAACTATAAACATAATTATTATGCTCAGAATAATATGATCAATAACGGTTCCGGTGTTTGTCCATCTTATTTAGTTGCGATTACACTTGATCTGAAGAATAAGAGAGTAAACGGATCTTATCCGGTCAGCTTAAACATTTCAGGAAAAGATTCAGATAGTAACAATTTCAGTCAACAGTTTAGCATCTATACCATGATCACAGATGGAATCGATGATCAGGCAACCCCATCACCATCGCCTACGCCAGCTGAAACTCCAGAACCAAATGACAAACCATTTTCCATTGATACGAGTCATATATATTCAGGAATGGGAACCTCATATAGTAAAGGATATCGTCCTGTAATCTCAAATGGGGCTGTAGACGTTATTTTACCGATCCATTCGGCTATTAAACTAAAAAATGGTGAAGTGAGAGCAAGTGCTGATTTAGGATCTACATCAGCTTCTCCATTTAAATTCTCCAATAATGAAAAGGTGATCAAAAAGGAAAAAGGAAAGAATCTATATGTGATTAAATTTCATTTGCCATTGGAGAAAAAGAGAAAGAATGGCTCCTATCCGGTCGATATAAAAGTACAGGCTATGAATGAGAATAATCAAAATGTGACTCAGACTTTTAGCGTGTATATTACGATCACAGATGAGATAATAAAGGCGACACCAGCTCCAACGAAGAAGCCAAAGGAGAAACCAAGTTTTTCGCCTAAAGTAGTGGTAGATCGATATGAATTCGATAAGAAAGAGATCACAGCAGGAAAAGAGTTTAGTGTTAAGGTATATCTTAAAAATACAAGTAAGTCATTGGGAATACGTAATATGACGGTATCAACCGCATGTGATAATAATGGCTTTGAATTACTAGATAATAGTAATGTATATTACATAAACAGTCTGGCAAGAGGAGGGGAGACATCCATTACTCTTCACTATAAAACGGATTGTAATATCGCATCCAATCAGTATAAATTAGAGCTTTCTATGAACTATGCTTCAGAGAAAGGTTCTACAGAATCGGCACAGGGAAGTGTGTTTGTTAGAGTAAAGCAGGCACTTAAGGTGGAAGGTGAGTGCAAGGATTTCCCTCAAGAGGCAGAAGCTGGGGATAATGTACCGTATACGGTAGCAGTAATGAACTTAAGTCGATCTAAAATTTATAATGTTAGATGTAATATTAAAGGCGATGGATTTGAAGAGAAGGCAACGGGTTTTATCGGTGACATGGATCCAGGAAGTAGTCAAAGTAGTGAGATGCAAGTGCTTGTCGTACCTTTACCGATCACAGATGGGCAAAAAGAGAGTGAACAATATGGTTATGCAAATGCCACGATTACGATCAAATATGAAGATCAAGATGGACATGAGTATAAGAAAGAAACTGATGTTGGATTAGAGATTACTGCCCCATCAGCAATTAAAGGTGGAGATTCTTCGAATAAAGGAAATGGACAGTGGAAGATTACCGTTGGCATCTTAGCAGTGGTTGCAATCGGAGCAGGAGTAGGGACTACGATTTATATTCGCCGTAGGAGGCTGATACATGAATCTTAAATGTAAATGTTCCATAGCAGCAAAATGGATCTACCGATATCAATTGGTAATCCTATTTATCACGATCAGTTTTGTGTGTCTTTGTTATGGTGCAACCTTGTATCAGTCGTTGGAGAAGCAGAAGAATGCCCCATTTGAATTAAAGGCTGTTTATAGTGGGAAAGATGGAATTACGGATCAGCTTCTCTCAAAAATAAATCAGGTAAAGGGAATAAAAGGAGTAACCATTGTACAAAAACAATCAGCTAAGGTCATGTTTGGTGAATATGAGATCCAGGCTAATATTGTCGGCGTAAATGCCTCTTATCTTAATGTAGCATTGAGTGAGGGAAGCTGTTTTAAGGATTCTGATTCATCCGTTCGGTTAATGGTTAATAAGGCTGCATTAGTTAAATTGATGTGTTCTAGCGAAGATAATGCTGGAGATAAGAAGGTACCGGATATAAGTAAAGAGAAGTGGTTAAGTAAGCCCGTCAGTGTTCAATTAGCTGGGACGAATCATAAAGTAACCGGAAGTATCTGTGGTATCCTGGCGCAAGAGAGCGCTACTCCGCAAATTTATATGACCAATAGTTGTCTTGATCAGCTGTCAAAAGCAAAGAAAGATGGAAAAGAAAAGATTACGAGTCCAGATACGATCCATGTTCGCACTGAGAATATTGGAAAGAGTGATCAGGTTAGTCAGGAAATTGCAGAACTGGGATTTAGCGCATCTAATCTGAATCAATCCTTACTTCAGAGTTGGAAGTTGCTTGAACAAAAGGAAAAGATGTATGGATTACTTGGATTATTATCTATGGCAGCAGGAATCATCGTATTTCATTTATTTATGAAGATGCAAAGGATAAACGAAGCGGATCAATATCTTCGTTTAAGAGAAGCGGGAGCAAGTAAAGAAGATTTATTTCTCATTGAATTGATAGAAATCATAATGGTAAGTCTTATTGTAATAATACTGGGGAGTATTTTCATGATAATAACGCGTACCCTGTTTTATTCAGTCACATGTCTGATCATCTTGCTGATCGGAATTGCTGTGACTGCTATGAACTTGATGTTCGTACAATAGAAAAATGAAAAGGTGATTCCGTTCAATGAATGGAATCACCTTTTTGCGTTTTTTGCTCTGAATAAAAAACGTCTATATGTTTGTTGATTATTTTGTTCCGTAAATTCTATCGCCAGCATCGCCAAGACCTGGAAGAATGTACCCTTTTTCATTTAATTTCTCATCTAATGCACCGATATAGATATCAACATCTGGATGAGCT carries:
- a CDS encoding ABC transporter, ATP-binding protein; translated protein: MDVAIGVKDIVKTFGSETVLKGITHDFEQGKIHGIVGNNGSGKTVLMKCICGFIVPTKGKVYVNYKQIGKDVDFPQNMGIIIETPGFLPGVSGMKNLEILASLKKKINKSVIIDTLNRVGLDPNMKKPVNKYSLGMRQRLGIAQAIMENPSILILDEPFNGLDKNGVKHIRNLIKELREQGKTIILASHNQVDIDELCDTVCEMDGGILSVVR
- a CDS encoding ABC-type antimicrobial peptide transport system, ATPase component, producing MSGIELENVIKMFEPDIRAVNGVSLSIEPGSFVEIYGSRSCGKTTLMKLMSGVLRPSEGSIQIFDEMISEQSDRDNARFRNKMIGIVNRVPVLVKEMTVLQNVALPLKMRGVPSKEAKQAAMELLEDMGLFKYQSYKESQLNQFEKYLICLATELIKKPKLLLCDDVLSALTSRQKEIYRNLLHSVYHIKDLTVVYFSGEYDESLAITNSYKMHYGCLNYEEELV